CAAAGGGCTATTAGCAGCATTGCAAATCAAAACAACATCAACTGGATCAAATAGTAGGTGAATAAAACTAAAAGCTGAGTGTGAGATTGTTTCTAAGTATTTATGATAAACTGCTGGGAGTCTGATAATCTGTGCGCCACGGTAATGTCGTAGGTCTTTTGGTATGTAGCGACTCCGTGCATAGACCCTGACTGTGTGTCCCGCTTCAACCAGTCGAGCGCTTAATTCCTCAGCAAATGTTTCGAATCCGCCGTAGCGGGCAGGAATGCCTCGTGTGCCGCAGATTGCTATCTTTAGGTTTCTACTCAACTTATTCTACTTAATCGATAAATTCTTATGATTTTGCCTTACATATCATTTTCTTGCCTAAGATGGCAGCAGAGAGTTAACATATACGGCGTTTATAGCCTTATATTTATTTTGGAGTTTTCACTATGAAAAAAACAGCATTAATTGCTCTAGGAACCTTCGCACTATTTGCGCAAGGCGCACTAGCAATTGACCAAGCAGAATTTAACAAAGCCATGGATTCTTATCTAGCTGTAGATGGAAACATGGAAAAAATCGGCTCTGCGTTTGAACGTTATCTACAAAAACGTCGCACTGAAGAAATGAAAAAACAAGCGCAGCAAGAGCAAAATGACATGGAGTCGCAATTTAAAAATCCGACGAAAGTCGACGTTGGTAGTTCTCCGGTCAGGGGAAATCCAAACGCTAAAATTACGATTGTCGAATTTTCAGATTTCCAATGCCCCTACTGCTCGCGCGGTGCTAGCACGATGGAGCAACTGCTTAAAGATTATCCGAATGATGTGAAAGTTGCATTCAAAAATTTACCTTTAGAGTTCCATGATCAAGCGAAGCCTGCGGCGAAAGCAGCGCTGGCAGCGAAGGAGCAGGGCAAATTCTGGGAGATGCATGACGTATTGTTTCAGAACCAGCGTGAGCTTGGAAAAACTGCCTGGGAAGATCTTGCTAAGAAAGTTGCTGGCTTAGATGCAGCAAAATTCGCTGCCGATCTTAAGGCAAACGACAAGAAGTATGATGAGATGATTCTTGCTGACATGAAGTTAGCTGAATCGCTTGGCGTTGAAGGAACTCCTGGGTTTTTTGTAAATGGAGTCCAAGTGCGTGGTGCTCGTGATGCTAACTACTTTAAAGGCATCATTGAACGCTGGAAGAAAGAGGGGAAATAGCTAATATTTCCACAGGGGCCCCGCCCTCCGGGGCCCCCTCTCTTGGAGCAGGGTTACATCGCTGAAATAACTACTGCAAAAGAAAAAACCCATTTCTCCATACATCCCTTGTCAGACAAAAATAACTTTACGGCTTCGTTACAACGCAAAAACCAAGCCCCCTGAGCTAAAATGCAGTCAAACCAGAACCCTCCGTACATACTTCTACATCAAGCTGAGCAATTAGCTTGTCAAAGAAGTTATAATTTGAAATTTAATCGTTATTGCTAATTGCTAAACTAGTCGGAAAGGCAACAATGCGCTAGCTAGCAACAACCCGCCAGGAGCAAAGAAGCCTGGTGGAGGCTTGACAGAAAAATCCCCATTTTTCCATGCACTAAATGCCGAGCGAGCTAGTTGCGCATGATCCTTAAACCAAGAAATGAAAGATCTCCTTAGCGGGACGTCTGAAGCTAGGCAAATCACTTTTAAACCTTTGCGCTCAGATTTGTATATTTTACTAGGAGGTTGAAGCTTCAAAGCATGAGCTCCAATAACCTGGCGTTTTCTATTCATTCGATAGCCATGCTCTTTGTCCTTAATTATTTTCAGGAGCTCTTCTGTATACGATTCTGAAGAAGCATTAGAATTGAAACACTGGAGTAATGCCCAGGGGGTTACAATAAGGGGGTATTCCCTTCCGTCAGATTCAAGTAAAACTTTAGCTAGTTCTTTTTGCTCATCTAAACTCAAAGCCCTAGGCGGCAAAGCGGGGATAGAGTCTCTAGAGATTTTTTTACAGATTTTAGTCATTCCTCCGTTGAGTAATGCTTGGTAACTGGAGACTCCTGGATATTCTGAAGCTTTATCTACAAGACTTGCCTCAACTGGGTTAAGATAAAGATAAGCTATGCGCTCAAGTAGCTTATTTGATTCAAGGATCACCAGAGAGTCATACCCTGAAAGCCAAACACTTCTTTGCCTTCTTCCCAGTAACCTATTAATCGCATGCGCAAGCTCGCACTTAAGATAACGCATAAATCGAGGAATATCCTCCGGATTATGCACTATCGCAATTAAGTGAAAATGATTGCCCATGAATAGATAGTGGCAAATTGTGACTTGAAATTGATTGCTAGCAGCAGCAAGAATTCCTTCAATAATTACATTTAGATATGCAGCAACTGATAGTGGCAGCCCCTCTTGGATGCTGCTGCATAACTCAATTGCAGTATTGTTAAAAAAGCACTTAGGATTACGTGGCATAGATTGGCCTCCACTAGGTTGAAAGTTAATAAAAATTCTTACCTAGTATTTTCGGCCGAAATGTATTCGATGTTGCGTGGTGGAAAGAGAAAAAGTTACCCCGTACCAGTTTAGGGGGACTAGGAGGAAGCTAAATTCCAGATATTTTTCAGAAGTGAAATGTTATCAGAATGCCCCGTCATTTTCGCCCGAACCCTTCCACGGATCGGACGCCCCGTTAAAAAGATATCACCAATAATATCAAGA
The window above is part of the bacterium genome. Proteins encoded here:
- a CDS encoding DUF1972 domain-containing protein, yielding MSRNLKIAICGTRGIPARYGGFETFAEELSARLVEAGHTVRVYARSRYIPKDLRHYRGAQIIRLPAVYHKYLETISHSAFSFIHLLFDPVDVVLICNAANSPL
- a CDS encoding thioredoxin domain-containing protein: MKKTALIALGTFALFAQGALAIDQAEFNKAMDSYLAVDGNMEKIGSAFERYLQKRRTEEMKKQAQQEQNDMESQFKNPTKVDVGSSPVRGNPNAKITIVEFSDFQCPYCSRGASTMEQLLKDYPNDVKVAFKNLPLEFHDQAKPAAKAALAAKEQGKFWEMHDVLFQNQRELGKTAWEDLAKKVAGLDAAKFAADLKANDKKYDEMILADMKLAESLGVEGTPGFFVNGVQVRGARDANYFKGIIERWKKEGK
- a CDS encoding transposase — translated: MPRNPKCFFNNTAIELCSSIQEGLPLSVAAYLNVIIEGILAAASNQFQVTICHYLFMGNHFHLIAIVHNPEDIPRFMRYLKCELAHAINRLLGRRQRSVWLSGYDSLVILESNKLLERIAYLYLNPVEASLVDKASEYPGVSSYQALLNGGMTKICKKISRDSIPALPPRALSLDEQKELAKVLLESDGREYPLIVTPWALLQCFNSNASSESYTEELLKIIKDKEHGYRMNRKRQVIGAHALKLQPPSKIYKSERKGLKVICLASDVPLRRSFISWFKDHAQLARSAFSAWKNGDFSVKPPPGFFAPGGLLLASALLPFRLV